The Mangifera indica cultivar Alphonso chromosome 8, CATAS_Mindica_2.1, whole genome shotgun sequence genome has a window encoding:
- the LOC123222399 gene encoding NADH dehydrogenase [ubiquinone] flavoprotein 2, mitochondrial-like isoform X2 — MLTGLAAQRLHDIRQAFRISLQGSRSLSTALNYHLDSPDNNPDLPWEFSDANKEKVKEILSHYPSNSKQSAVIPLLDLAQRQHGGWLPVSAMNVVAKVIEVAPIRVYEVVTFYSMFNRTKLGQHPHLLDCLLDSSLWACDF, encoded by the exons ATGCTTACTGGTCTCGCTGCCCAGCGTCTTCATGATATCCGTCAAGCTTTTCGTATCTCTCTTCAG GGATCTCGATCCTTGTCCACTGCTTTGAACTAC CACCTTGATTCTCCTGATAACAATCCGGACCTTCCATGGGAGTTCTCTGATGCTAACAAAGAAAAG GTTAAGGAGATATTATCTCACTATCCATCCAATTCCAAGCAATCTGCAGTTATTCCTCTGCTAGATCTTGCACAGCGGCAGCATGGAGGGTGGCTTCCTGTTTCTGCTATGAATGTG GTGGCTAAGGTCATAGAAGTTGCTCCTATCCGTGTGTACGAGGTTGTGACATTTTATTCAATGTTCAACAGAACAAAG TTGGGCCAACATCCTCACCTCCTGGACTGTCTTCTAGATTCTTCCCTTTGGGCCTGCGATTTTTAA
- the LOC123222399 gene encoding NADH dehydrogenase [ubiquinone] flavoprotein 2, mitochondrial-like isoform X3, whose product MLTGLAAQRLHDIRQAFRISLQGSRSLSTALNYHLDSPDNNPDLPWEFSDANKEKVKEILSHYPSNSKQSAVIPLLDLAQRQHGGWLPVSAMNVVAKVIEVAPIRVYEVVTFYSMFNRTK is encoded by the exons ATGCTTACTGGTCTCGCTGCCCAGCGTCTTCATGATATCCGTCAAGCTTTTCGTATCTCTCTTCAG GGATCTCGATCCTTGTCCACTGCTTTGAACTAC CACCTTGATTCTCCTGATAACAATCCGGACCTTCCATGGGAGTTCTCTGATGCTAACAAAGAAAAG GTTAAGGAGATATTATCTCACTATCCATCCAATTCCAAGCAATCTGCAGTTATTCCTCTGCTAGATCTTGCACAGCGGCAGCATGGAGGGTGGCTTCCTGTTTCTGCTATGAATGTG GTGGCTAAGGTCATAGAAGTTGCTCCTATCCGTGTGTACGAGGTTGTGACATTTTATTCAATGTTCAACAGAACAAAG
- the LOC123222399 gene encoding NADH dehydrogenase [ubiquinone] flavoprotein 2, mitochondrial-like isoform X1, whose amino-acid sequence MLTGLAAQRLHDIRQAFRISLQGSRSLSTALNYHLDSPDNNPDLPWEFSDANKEKVKEILSHYPSNSKQSAVIPLLDLAQRQHGGWLPVSAMNVVAKVIEVAPIRVYEVVTFYSMFNRTKVGKYHLLVCGTTPCTIRGSREIEDALLKHLGVCCKPV is encoded by the exons ATGCTTACTGGTCTCGCTGCCCAGCGTCTTCATGATATCCGTCAAGCTTTTCGTATCTCTCTTCAG GGATCTCGATCCTTGTCCACTGCTTTGAACTAC CACCTTGATTCTCCTGATAACAATCCGGACCTTCCATGGGAGTTCTCTGATGCTAACAAAGAAAAG GTTAAGGAGATATTATCTCACTATCCATCCAATTCCAAGCAATCTGCAGTTATTCCTCTGCTAGATCTTGCACAGCGGCAGCATGGAGGGTGGCTTCCTGTTTCTGCTATGAATGTG GTGGCTAAGGTCATAGAAGTTGCTCCTATCCGTGTGTACGAGGTTGTGACATTTTATTCAATGTTCAACAGAACAAAG GTGGGCAAGTACCATTTATTGGTTTGCGGTACCACACCTTGTACGATACGTGGTTCACGGGAAATTGAAGATGCATTACTGAAACACTTAGGAGTTTGTTGCAAACCTGTATGA